Proteins from a single region of Streptomyces spinoverrucosus:
- a CDS encoding FAD binding domain-containing protein: MIPLTYARATTLDEALDAAHDPGTAVLAGGTELLNWLRLGITDADRVVDISRVPGLDRIEPLPGGGLRIGTLVRLNDVAAHPSVARDWPVLRMAIHKSASAQLRNLATIGANLLQKTRCAYFRSEEPVPCNRRVPGSGCAAREGHDDRHALFGWTDDCIATQPSDPAVALAALDAHVVTRTATGGRRIAVTEFHVLPADGVDRDTVLEPGELVEAIELDAPAPCSAYVKVRERESYEYAIVSAAVALRLRDDGVIDSARIALGSVAMRPWRLAEAERRVVGLAPDDDAVTSAIEAALAQARPVAGSAYKLAIARGAARRALMTAAGVRP, from the coding sequence ATGATCCCGCTCACCTACGCCCGCGCCACGACCCTCGACGAGGCCCTGGACGCGGCGCACGACCCGGGGACCGCCGTACTCGCCGGCGGGACCGAGCTGCTCAACTGGTTGCGCCTCGGCATCACCGACGCTGACCGCGTGGTCGACATCTCCCGCGTTCCCGGCCTCGACCGGATCGAGCCGCTGCCCGGCGGCGGACTGCGCATCGGTACCCTCGTCCGCCTCAACGACGTCGCGGCCCACCCGAGCGTCGCCCGGGACTGGCCGGTGCTCAGGATGGCGATCCACAAGTCGGCCTCGGCCCAGCTGCGCAACCTCGCGACGATCGGCGCCAACCTGCTCCAGAAGACGAGGTGCGCGTACTTCCGCTCGGAAGAGCCGGTGCCGTGCAACCGGCGCGTACCGGGCTCGGGATGTGCGGCCCGGGAGGGCCACGACGACCGTCACGCGCTGTTCGGCTGGACGGACGACTGCATCGCCACTCAGCCCTCCGACCCGGCTGTGGCACTCGCCGCGCTGGACGCACACGTGGTGACGCGCACCGCCACCGGCGGGCGGCGCATCGCGGTGACGGAGTTCCACGTGCTGCCGGCCGACGGTGTCGACCGCGACACGGTGCTCGAACCTGGTGAGCTGGTCGAGGCGATCGAGCTGGACGCTCCCGCACCGTGTTCGGCCTACGTCAAGGTGCGCGAGCGCGAGTCGTACGAGTACGCGATCGTGTCGGCGGCGGTGGCGTTGCGGCTCCGCGACGACGGCGTGATCGACAGCGCGAGGATCGCGTTGGGGTCGGTCGCGATGCGCCCCTGGCGCCTGGCTGAGGCCGAGCGCCGGGTCGTGGGCCTCGCGCCCGATGACGACGCTGTGACCAGCGCGATCGAAGCGGCGCTCGCTCAGGCCCGACCTGT